ATCAATATTGCTTTACGATGGGGTTATAATTAATCATTCTGATTGTTAAACAattacaaataaaacaaaattgttcagATAATGACAACGTGTATAATACGttataatattaaaaaatatttctatttgtaatattaggttggctaacaagaaatgcattattttctcggtttagtgatcgataaatcgatcgatcgatcgtgaagtatcgatcgtacagtttcaagtttaggctcgttttaaagctgatactttacacttaaaaaatgctttcactgtttatgatttattccATTCGTTTATGAGTTGCATGAGGTTTTAACAATGAAGGTCAACCAAGTTAAacattcggtacattttacaatttttgtccgaaaaaggcgaaaattcaaactagagcgctgaaattgtgcatgcTGTTTATGGTTCCGACACTTTAATCGCTAGTAATGTgcaatttcggtttcgttgacccgtttaagtaattttttatgtttaagttGTACCTCGCAGAGGCTGACCCGCCtacgaaaatgtcgataaaatctcAAAAATAATCTATGTTGATCAACATGTTAGTAGTCAGAGCGTCGGTCAGGAGCTAAAGAATAATCATGGAATAGTTTTTAGCCACTTtcgcaaagctggattcaccaagaagctcgatgtttggtgGCCACCCAATTTACACCTAAAAGCATGATAGATCCACATTTCATCTGCAccattttggccaaacggaacgaaatcgaaccatttcttaaaaggatgggtactggggatgaggaatgggatacatacaatactgtgtgaaaatgatcgtggtctaagcgtggggtaaagcagcttaaccggtggccacaccaGGAATAACGGTGAGGAAGGttatacccagtagaaccttggtaggacttgaaaggaatcgtttgTTATGAGTTGCGTCCTTGTAGTCgaacactaaattcagatctcttctttcaattactgcaccgttcgaagctacCAATTAACCAGAAACGACCgaaatcggccaacggaagaagttttgtgttccaccaggacaatgaaatgttacgcacgtctttagtgacaCGCCAGAAAGTCCGAGAGTTTATCTGAGAAGATTTTATGCATCTATCGTATAGTCCGGATCTTGCACTTgacgattgacaccttttccacgcattacaaaatttcctgagtgatgaaaaactgagatcaaaacAGGGTTGTGAAAATGAATTGCTCAAGTTTTTCTCCAATCCCGACTAAGCCTTCTACGAAAGAGGCATTGTGAAGGTAATtttaaaaaagcaacaaattttccaacaaaaagGTAAATATTTGGCGTTAATTGGACCATCAAAAgtatcttaaataaagttttgaatttcacccaaaaataatggatttctttttaaccAACCtaatataattaattttaattgtaataTAATAGCAATATAATTTGTCTGGGTGGAAATGTAGAAGAACACAAGAACACAATAGATTTAGAATACatgaaagaaaatcgatacgtctcaatttaaattattcttgTGCCGCTGTAGCTGCCACTACAGCTGTATCTGTAGCAGCTGTAACTCTTTTAGTGTTTCTTAGATTgattttaaaacgtttttttccataaatcttatcgctttatttttatatacaaaaaacaatttttgtaGGTAACGACAGTGTGTATGCAGAAGCCGCCACCCGATTTTCGCACCAACTTTGAGGCAACACACCCTCCGATTTTGATCGATAATGGGCTCGCCATCCTAGAGAATGATAAAATAGAACGGCACATCATGAAATCAGTCCCGGGTGGCTACAATCTTTTCGTGCAGGTGACGTGACCATTGCGCCCATCAACACACAACTAAAATTAATAACTGAACTGTTctgttttgtattttctctttttgcacGTAATCCAGGACAAGGAGGTTGCTACGCTGATCGAAAACCTGTACTCGAAGTTGAAGTTAATGCTAGTgaaaaaagatgaaaacaaGAATAACGCACTGTTGGTGCATTTGAAAAAGATCAACGATCACTTGGCGGCCAGAGGAACCCGTTTCTTAACTGGCGACACTATGTGCTGCTTTGACTGTGAGCTGATGCCCCGTCTACAACATATTCGCGTTGCCGGAAAATATTTTGTCGATTTCGACATACCCGTA
Above is a genomic segment from Anopheles bellator chromosome X, idAnoBellAS_SP24_06.2, whole genome shotgun sequence containing:
- the LOC131214043 gene encoding chloride intracellular channel exc-4 isoform X2 gives rise to the protein MSDENQDNGASRNGAVPEIELIIKASTIDGRRKGACLFCQEYFMDLYLLAELKTISLKVTTVCMQKPPPDFRTNFEATHPPILIDNGLAILENDKIERHIMKSVPGGYNLFVQDKEVATLIENLYSKLKLMLVKKDENKNNALLVHLKKINDHLAARGTRFLTGDTMCCFDCELMPRLQHIRVAGKYFVDFDIPKPLTALWRYMFHMYQLDAFTQSCPADQDIINHYKLQQMLKMKKHEELETPTFTTSIPVDLNDQ
- the LOC131214043 gene encoding chloride intracellular channel exc-4 isoform X1; amino-acid sequence: MSDENQDNGASRNGAVPEIELIIKASTIDGRRKGACLFCQEYFMDLYLLAELKTISLKVTTVCMQKPPPDFRTNFEATHPPILIDNGLAILENDKIERHIMKSVPGGYNLFVQDKEVATLIENLYSKLKLMLVKKDENKNNALLVHLKKINDHLAARGTRFLTGDTMCCFDCELMPRLQHIRVAGKYFVDFDIPKPLTALWRYMFHMYQLDAFTQSCPADQDIINHYKLQQAKGDIKMLKMKKHEELETPTFTTSIPVDLNDQ